TCAGATCACGCATGCTCGATACGGATTATGAATTCATCCGCGACTTGGTCTATCGCCACAGTCGCATCAACCTCGGCCCCGACAAAAAGGCCCTGGTTTCCGCGCGACTGGGTAAACGCCTCCGCGCCACCAAGATTGCGACGATCACGGACTACTGCCGCTTCCTGCAGGGCCAGTCCAACAACGACGAATTGTCGCACCTGATCGACGTCATTTCGACCAATCACACCTTCTTTTTTCGCGAGCCGGCGCACTTCGATTTCCTGCGCGAGCGGGCCTGGCCAGAACTGCGTGACCGCGCGCGCAAGGCCAACTGGCCCCACCTCTCCATCTGGAGCGCCGCCGCCTCCTCCGGCGAAGAACCCTACTCCCTCGCCATCACTCTGGCCGAACTCGAGGCCCGTGACAAATGGGGCTGGCGCCTGGAAGGCACCGACATTTCCCACCGCATCCTCGCGCGCGCCCGCCAGGGGATCTACGACGCCTCGGTCGTCGATCGCATCGACCGCAGCCTCGTTTCCCGCTACTTCCTCAAGGGCTTTGGCCCGCAGGCCGGCAAATACTGCATAAAGTCCGACCTGCAAAAGCGCATGACCTTCCGGCAGCTCAACCTGCTCGACGCTTCGGTGCCCTACACCCAGCCGTTCCACGTGATCTTCTGCCGCAACGTGATGATCTACTTCGATCGCCCCACTCAGGAGGAACTCGTCAATCGCCTCACCCGCCTGCTCGTGCCCGGGGGTTACCTCATGGTCGGCCACTCGGAGAGCCTCACCGCCATCCAGCACAGCCTGAAGTCCGTCGCCCCGGCGACCTACCGCAAACCCGACTGAGCCCTCCACCGCTCGTCGCCCCACCCTCTCGTTCAACACCACCATGTCCCAACGCCCCATCCGTGTTCTCATCGTCGATGACTCCGCTGTCGTGCGCCGAGTCGTGCAGGACGTGTTGTCCAAGGAACCCGACATCGAAGTCGTTGGCACCGCCATCGACCCGTATTTCGCCCGCGACAAGATCATCGAGACGAACCCCGACGTCCTCACGCTCGATCTCGAAATGCCGCGCATGGACGGCCTCACCTTCCTCAAGATCGTGATGCAACAACGGCCACTACCGGTCGTGATCATGAGCTCGCTCACCCAAAGCGGTTCCCACCACGCCCTCGAAGCCCTGCGCCTCGGCGCCGTGGAAGTCCTCGGCAAACCCAACGGCTCCTACTCCATCGGTGACCTGGGACCGCAACTGGTGCAAAAAATCCGCGCCGCCGCCGCCTCCCGGCCCCGGCCCTCGCGCGAAGACGAACCAGCCACTTCCCCGACGCCGGCCGCCGCACCGGCCGCCCCGATCACGCCCTCCGCCCGTCCGATCGCCTCCGCGCCCCTGCGTGCCGTGCCCGATCCCCGTCGCCACAACCCCAAACGCCTCCTGCTACTCGGCGCTTCCACCGGTGGCACCGAAGCCCTGCGCGAAGTGCTCACCCGCCTCCCGGCCGACATCCCGCCCACGGCCATCGTGCAGCACATTCCCCCCACCTTTTCCCGCGCCTTTGCCGAGCGCCTCAACGCCAACTGTCGTTTCGAAGTGCGCGAAGCCCGCGACGGCGACGTGCTCACGCCCGGCCTCGCCCTCGTCGCCCCCGGCAACTACCACCTCACCCTCCGCTGGAACGGCGCCCGCTACATCGCCCATGTTGTCTCCGGCCCGATGGTCTGGCACCAACGCCCCGCCGTTGACGTCCTCTTCAAATCCATCGCCGACACCGCCGGTCGCCACGCCGTGGGAGGCGTGCTCACCGGCATGGGCAAGGACGGCGCCGAGGGCCTCCACGTCCTGCGCCAACACGGCGCCCGCACCTTTTCGCAGGACGAAGCCTCCTGCGTCGTTTACGGCATGCCTCGCGCCGCCTGGGAAGCGGGCGGTTCCGAAGCGCAGGTCAGCCTCGCCAATATGCCGCGCCATATCATGAACTTGCTGGAACAACCGACCGCGCGTCCCTCCGCGATGACCACGGCCTGATCCCCACCCCGTTTCCCGCACCTGCTTCTTCCCATGTCCGCCTCCGCCACCACCAAGTCTCCCGCCGACCTCAGTCGCTGCGTCCTCGCCGTTGACGACGAGGCCGCTGCGCTCATCGCCCTGCGCGAGACCTTGGAGCGCGAGGGCTACCACGTGGCCACCGCCCAGCACCCCCTGCGCGCGCTCGAGCTCGTGCGCGACCAACAGTTCGGCATCATCATTTCCGACCACCGGATGCCCGACATGACCGGCCTCGAATTCCTCGTGGCCTGCAAGGAGATGCAGCCCAACGCCTCGCGCGTGCTCATCACCGCCGTCCTGTCCCTGCCCACCGTCGTCGCCGCCATCAACCGCGGTGAAATCTTCCGCTTCATCGCCAAACCGTGGCTACGCGAAGAACTCATCGCCACCGTCGACAACGCCCGCCAGCGCTTCGAACTCGTTGAGCAAAACTACCAGCTCCTGCAGGAATCGCAGCGGCTCAACACCGAGCTTTCCGTCGCCAACGAGCGCCTCAACAGCCAGGTCACCGACCTCGATACCGCCAACCGCAACCTCGACGCCGCCAACAAGGACCTCGCCGAACGCTACGAGCACTCGCTCGAGCTCTGCAGCCGCATCCTCGCGACCTACGACCCCTTCCTCGGCAGCCGCACCCGCGCCCTCGTCGACCTCGTGCAACTCATGGTGCAGACCGAGCATTTTGAGGGCGACGAAAAGGACGTGCTGCGCACCAGCGCCTGGCTCTGCGACCTGGGCCTCATCGGTGTATCCCGTGA
This portion of the Actomonas aquatica genome encodes:
- a CDS encoding CheR family methyltransferase; the protein is MLDTDYEFIRDLVYRHSRINLGPDKKALVSARLGKRLRATKIATITDYCRFLQGQSNNDELSHLIDVISTNHTFFFREPAHFDFLRERAWPELRDRARKANWPHLSIWSAAASSGEEPYSLAITLAELEARDKWGWRLEGTDISHRILARARQGIYDASVVDRIDRSLVSRYFLKGFGPQAGKYCIKSDLQKRMTFRQLNLLDASVPYTQPFHVIFCRNVMIYFDRPTQEELVNRLTRLLVPGGYLMVGHSESLTAIQHSLKSVAPATYRKPD
- a CDS encoding response regulator — encoded protein: MSASATTKSPADLSRCVLAVDDEAAALIALRETLEREGYHVATAQHPLRALELVRDQQFGIIISDHRMPDMTGLEFLVACKEMQPNASRVLITAVLSLPTVVAAINRGEIFRFIAKPWLREELIATVDNARQRFELVEQNYQLLQESQRLNTELSVANERLNSQVTDLDTANRNLDAANKDLAERYEHSLELCSRILATYDPFLGSRTRALVDLVQLMVQTEHFEGDEKDVLRTSAWLCDLGLIGVSREVIRAFRQHPERLSERERDIISHHPVYSQTLASFVDARPAVGEVIRAHHERFDGRGFPDGIAGEHIPWVARCLAAAVWFVETGLPKAKAAEAILAESGRALDPEAVRLVLKVTESFQLPRVVREVLLSELQPGMVLASGLYSPHGMLLVSEGQALNEAMITKLRNHHNVNPISQRLLVYN
- a CDS encoding protein-glutamate methylesterase/protein-glutamine glutaminase, giving the protein MSQRPIRVLIVDDSAVVRRVVQDVLSKEPDIEVVGTAIDPYFARDKIIETNPDVLTLDLEMPRMDGLTFLKIVMQQRPLPVVIMSSLTQSGSHHALEALRLGAVEVLGKPNGSYSIGDLGPQLVQKIRAAAASRPRPSREDEPATSPTPAAAPAAPITPSARPIASAPLRAVPDPRRHNPKRLLLLGASTGGTEALREVLTRLPADIPPTAIVQHIPPTFSRAFAERLNANCRFEVREARDGDVLTPGLALVAPGNYHLTLRWNGARYIAHVVSGPMVWHQRPAVDVLFKSIADTAGRHAVGGVLTGMGKDGAEGLHVLRQHGARTFSQDEASCVVYGMPRAAWEAGGSEAQVSLANMPRHIMNLLEQPTARPSAMTTA